A portion of the Stigmatella aurantiaca DW4/3-1 genome contains these proteins:
- a CDS encoding acetyl-CoA carboxylase carboxyltransferase subunit alpha codes for MATGTGYALDFERPLIELEKKIEELKVLSESGSVDFSSEISRLEKKAKKLQTEIFSDLSRWQVVQLSRHSARPYFLDYVQYLFTDFFELCGDRRFGEDSSIVGGFARLDGKPVMLIGHQKGRSTKENMARNFGMPRPEGYRKALRLMELAERLEKPILTFVDTPGAYPGMGAEERGQAEAIAVNLEVMSRLKVPILSTVIGEGGSGGALAIGVGNRVLMMQNSVYSVITPEGCASILFRDSAQASKAADALKLTAKDLLGMKIIDEVIAEPAGGAHRDPVKAAEGLGKVLRKHLSELSELSPEELVKDRYDKFRALGVFSGH; via the coding sequence ATGGCGACCGGTACTGGTTACGCGCTCGACTTCGAACGCCCCCTGATTGAGCTGGAAAAGAAAATCGAGGAGCTCAAGGTGCTCTCCGAGAGCGGCTCGGTGGATTTCTCCTCGGAGATTTCGCGCCTGGAGAAGAAGGCCAAGAAGCTCCAGACAGAGATCTTCAGTGATTTGTCCCGCTGGCAAGTGGTGCAGCTGTCCCGCCACAGCGCGCGGCCCTACTTCCTGGACTACGTGCAGTACCTCTTCACCGACTTCTTCGAGCTGTGTGGGGACCGCCGCTTTGGCGAGGACTCGTCCATCGTCGGAGGCTTCGCGCGGCTGGACGGCAAGCCCGTGATGTTGATTGGCCATCAGAAGGGGCGCAGCACCAAGGAGAACATGGCGCGCAACTTCGGCATGCCGCGCCCGGAAGGCTACCGCAAGGCGCTGCGGTTGATGGAGCTGGCCGAGCGGCTGGAGAAGCCCATCCTCACCTTCGTGGACACGCCGGGGGCCTACCCGGGCATGGGCGCCGAGGAGCGCGGCCAGGCGGAGGCCATCGCCGTCAACCTGGAGGTGATGAGCCGGCTCAAGGTCCCCATCCTCTCCACCGTCATCGGCGAGGGCGGCTCGGGGGGGGCGCTGGCCATCGGCGTGGGCAACCGCGTGTTGATGATGCAGAACAGCGTCTACTCGGTCATCACCCCCGAGGGCTGTGCCTCCATCCTCTTCCGGGACTCCGCCCAGGCGAGCAAGGCCGCCGATGCCCTGAAGCTCACCGCCAAGGACTTGCTGGGCATGAAGATCATCGACGAGGTGATCGCCGAGCCCGCGGGCGGCGCGCACCGCGATCCGGTCAAGGCGGCCGAGGGGCTGGGCAAGGTGCTGCGCAAGCACCTGTCGGAGCTGTCGGAGCTGTCGCCGGAGGAACTGGTGAAGGACCGGTACGACAAGTTTCGCGCCCTCGGCGTCTTCTCCGGTCATTAG
- a CDS encoding tetratricopeptide repeat protein codes for MMRRWSLLLVLLVASPVLGQPAKARGLNTEGFRLYQEGRYAEALERFRAATQANPRYALAHYNVAATLGVLRKQKKVCEYEAYPATILEHLRLAVELDPKRLKRAQEDADLDPIRPTVGWQKLLGRSPTRPEDVPLILQAVDWYGPGVGVYGTLVRLDFQEQGKLVLKRKKVSDEGLTEEKPLAGTYTVKGNTVEVTLPGHDKPLTGSLTPTGLLTLQELGPLSDAPSECEA; via the coding sequence ATGATGCGCCGATGGTCCTTGCTGCTCGTACTTCTGGTTGCCTCCCCGGTCCTCGGCCAGCCTGCCAAGGCCCGGGGGCTCAACACCGAGGGCTTCCGCCTGTACCAGGAGGGCCGGTACGCCGAGGCCCTGGAACGGTTCCGGGCCGCCACCCAGGCCAACCCCCGCTATGCCCTGGCCCACTACAACGTGGCCGCCACGCTCGGGGTGCTGCGCAAGCAGAAGAAGGTCTGCGAGTACGAGGCCTACCCAGCCACCATCCTCGAGCACCTGCGCCTCGCCGTCGAGTTGGACCCCAAACGCCTGAAGCGTGCCCAGGAGGATGCGGATCTGGATCCCATCCGCCCCACCGTGGGGTGGCAGAAGCTGCTGGGGCGCTCCCCCACGCGCCCCGAGGACGTGCCCCTCATCCTCCAGGCCGTGGACTGGTATGGCCCGGGCGTGGGCGTCTACGGAACGCTCGTGCGCCTGGACTTCCAGGAGCAAGGGAAGTTGGTGTTGAAAAGAAAGAAAGTCTCGGACGAGGGGCTGACCGAGGAGAAGCCCCTCGCCGGCACCTACACGGTGAAGGGGAACACGGTGGAGGTGACGTTGCCAGGGCATGACAAGCCCCTCACCGGTTCGCTCACGCCCACGGGACTCCTGACGCTCCAGGAGCTGGGCCCCCTGTCCGATGCTCCTTCCGAGTGCGAGGCCTAG
- a CDS encoding ArsA family ATPase: protein MSDARVLHFFGGKGGVGKTTLAASYALMLSEDAPKEKVLLVSLDATRSLSDLVKKKLPAKPTKLVPGKGEGGLYAAELEPAALLKPFAAKYIPALEKAAGKGTHLSEEDLGKIFAQAVPGLEELVGLFHLQTLLEDKEFDRIVVDASPTSHTLRLFDLPQGLRKFLGIVKTGAEKPASGSKSKKEPVVEAGFLEETGARAERLLALLKDGTRSAFHLVALAEPVPEAQTRMLFAQLRERGIPVTEILVNQVEAKDGCPACHGRRGLQAPHVRKFQALDKNVPVHLVAKRELAPRGLDGLKEFSKEWTGGKETKPLEFSAAEGPPALVRAPSMPPIAAPPLPPTRLIFFVGQGGVGKSSCAAAAAVTLTEKEGPVLLISTDPAHSLSDVLQSRLTDTETQVKGTKGLYARELDVAGWFNALRKRLKEKAEKAFEGAPKSGNDVPPDLAALRNLLECAPPGIDELAALSCLTDALVQERFKRIVVDPAPMVTAMRVVELADTAKAWLSALHGVLSKYRAKGLGELADDVAALLKHVKRFEEALASPNESRFVVVTRGEDLAASRTERLVEYLKEKKLQVERVLVNRVGPKSTCPKCENRRKLELNAAKAIEKKIGLPVTMAPALGRHPAGLRELKAFRTAWYALSAPVKIKAA, encoded by the coding sequence ATGAGTGATGCGCGAGTTCTCCACTTCTTCGGCGGTAAGGGCGGGGTTGGAAAAACCACGCTCGCGGCATCCTATGCGTTGATGCTCTCGGAGGATGCGCCCAAGGAGAAGGTGCTGCTGGTCTCTCTGGACGCCACGCGCTCGCTCTCCGATCTGGTGAAGAAGAAGCTGCCCGCCAAGCCCACCAAGCTGGTGCCGGGCAAGGGCGAGGGCGGGCTGTACGCGGCGGAACTGGAGCCCGCGGCGCTGCTCAAGCCGTTTGCCGCCAAGTACATCCCCGCGCTGGAGAAGGCGGCGGGCAAGGGCACCCACCTGTCCGAGGAGGACCTTGGGAAGATCTTCGCCCAGGCGGTGCCTGGGCTGGAGGAGCTGGTAGGGCTCTTTCACCTTCAAACGCTCCTGGAGGACAAGGAGTTCGACCGCATCGTCGTGGATGCCTCGCCCACCAGCCACACGCTGCGCCTGTTCGATTTGCCGCAGGGGCTGCGCAAGTTCCTGGGCATCGTGAAGACCGGCGCGGAGAAGCCCGCCTCGGGCTCCAAGAGCAAGAAGGAGCCGGTGGTGGAGGCAGGCTTCCTCGAGGAGACGGGCGCCCGCGCGGAGCGGCTGCTGGCGCTGCTCAAGGATGGCACCCGGAGCGCCTTCCACCTCGTGGCGCTGGCCGAGCCGGTGCCCGAGGCACAGACGCGCATGCTGTTCGCGCAGCTGCGCGAGCGGGGCATTCCGGTGACGGAGATCCTCGTCAACCAGGTGGAGGCCAAGGACGGATGTCCGGCGTGTCACGGCCGCCGAGGCTTGCAGGCCCCCCACGTGCGCAAGTTCCAGGCGTTGGACAAGAACGTCCCGGTGCACCTGGTGGCCAAGCGCGAGCTGGCCCCCCGGGGGCTGGATGGGCTCAAGGAGTTCTCCAAGGAGTGGACGGGCGGCAAGGAGACCAAGCCGCTGGAGTTCTCCGCGGCCGAGGGGCCGCCCGCGCTGGTGCGCGCCCCGTCCATGCCGCCCATCGCCGCGCCGCCGCTGCCGCCCACGCGCCTCATCTTCTTCGTCGGGCAGGGCGGGGTGGGCAAGAGCTCCTGCGCCGCCGCCGCCGCGGTGACGCTGACCGAGAAAGAGGGGCCCGTGCTCCTCATCTCCACGGATCCGGCGCACTCGCTCTCCGACGTGCTCCAGAGCCGACTCACGGACACCGAGACGCAGGTCAAGGGCACCAAGGGCCTCTACGCCCGCGAGCTGGACGTGGCCGGCTGGTTCAATGCCCTGCGCAAGCGCCTCAAGGAGAAGGCGGAGAAGGCCTTCGAGGGGGCGCCCAAGTCGGGCAATGACGTGCCGCCGGATCTGGCCGCGCTGCGCAACCTGCTGGAGTGCGCGCCCCCGGGCATCGACGAGCTGGCGGCGCTGAGCTGCCTCACGGACGCGCTGGTGCAGGAGCGCTTCAAGCGCATCGTCGTGGACCCGGCGCCCATGGTCACCGCCATGCGCGTGGTGGAGCTGGCCGATACGGCGAAGGCCTGGCTGAGCGCGCTGCACGGCGTGCTGTCCAAGTACCGCGCGAAGGGGTTGGGAGAGCTGGCCGACGATGTGGCCGCGCTGCTCAAGCACGTGAAGCGCTTCGAGGAGGCGCTGGCCTCGCCCAACGAGTCCCGCTTCGTGGTCGTCACCCGGGGTGAGGATCTCGCGGCCTCGCGCACCGAGCGGTTGGTGGAGTACCTCAAGGAGAAGAAGCTTCAGGTGGAGCGGGTGCTCGTCAACCGCGTGGGCCCCAAGTCCACCTGCCCCAAGTGCGAGAACCGCCGCAAGTTGGAGCTGAACGCCGCCAAGGCCATCGAGAAGAAGATCGGCCTGCCCGTCACCATGGCGCCCGCCCTGGGCCGCCACCCCGCGGGCCTCCGGGAGCTGAAGGCCTTCCGCACCGCCTGGTATGCCCTGTCGGCGCCCGTGAAGATCAAGGCCGCTTGA
- the nla6 gene encoding enhancer binding protein Nla6 codes for MGSARILAVDDERATCEALAEMLGAWGHKVEVAFDGHDALRKAGEFRPDVVLSDLAMPETDGLWLLRQLRDELPDCPVVFLTGRGTIDAAVGAIKEGAYDFIEKPLNVARLKVCIERALEKKETLREVQTLRRRLKQLGQSDMIAQSASMRKVVELIEKVAPSKASVAISGESGTGKEVVARAIHNLSLRREKPFIAINCASIPATLIESEIFGHERGAFTGADQRRPGVFELAHGGTLFLDELGEIPIELQAKLLRVLEEGRLRRLGGKVEIEVDVRVLCATNRDLKQEIKNQRFREDLYFRLNVFQIHLPPLRERREDIPILVQHFVEKFRGDSAKRVSGVHPEGMEVLKGHDWPGNIRELRNAVERAVILCDGELITREHLPPDMAGKSPERHSFRLPYGLSLDAVEREYILGSLQRNGNNKARTAEVLGVSEKTLYNKLNRYAAEARQQGQGPSGGLIKASSDGDLEPGVVPIR; via the coding sequence TTGGGCAGCGCACGAATTCTGGCCGTGGATGACGAACGGGCGACCTGCGAGGCGCTGGCAGAGATGCTGGGCGCCTGGGGACACAAGGTCGAAGTCGCGTTCGACGGGCACGATGCCCTGCGCAAGGCGGGCGAGTTCCGCCCGGACGTGGTCTTGTCCGACCTGGCGATGCCCGAGACGGACGGGCTGTGGTTGCTGCGCCAGTTGCGCGATGAGCTGCCGGATTGCCCGGTGGTTTTCCTCACGGGGCGGGGCACCATCGACGCAGCGGTGGGCGCCATCAAGGAAGGCGCCTACGACTTCATCGAGAAGCCGCTGAACGTCGCCCGGCTGAAGGTCTGCATCGAGCGGGCGCTCGAGAAGAAGGAGACGCTGCGCGAGGTGCAGACGCTGCGTCGGCGCCTCAAGCAACTGGGCCAGTCCGACATGATCGCCCAGTCGGCGTCCATGCGGAAGGTGGTGGAGCTCATCGAGAAGGTGGCGCCCTCCAAGGCGAGCGTGGCCATCTCGGGCGAGTCCGGCACGGGCAAGGAGGTGGTGGCGCGTGCCATTCACAACCTCTCCCTGCGGCGCGAGAAGCCCTTCATCGCCATCAACTGCGCCTCCATTCCCGCCACGCTCATCGAGTCGGAGATCTTCGGCCACGAGCGCGGGGCCTTCACGGGCGCCGATCAGCGCCGGCCCGGCGTGTTCGAGCTGGCCCACGGCGGCACGCTCTTCCTGGACGAGCTTGGTGAGATCCCCATCGAGCTCCAGGCCAAGTTGCTGCGCGTGCTCGAGGAGGGCCGCCTGCGCAGGCTCGGCGGCAAGGTGGAGATCGAAGTGGACGTGCGCGTGCTGTGCGCGACGAACCGCGACCTCAAGCAGGAGATCAAAAACCAGCGCTTCCGCGAGGATCTCTACTTCCGCCTCAACGTCTTCCAGATCCACCTGCCGCCCCTGCGCGAGCGCCGGGAAGACATCCCCATCCTCGTGCAGCACTTCGTGGAGAAGTTCCGCGGAGACTCGGCCAAGCGCGTCAGTGGCGTGCACCCCGAGGGCATGGAGGTCCTCAAGGGCCATGACTGGCCGGGCAACATCCGCGAGCTGCGCAACGCCGTGGAGCGCGCGGTGATCCTCTGCGACGGCGAGCTCATCACCCGTGAGCACCTGCCGCCCGACATGGCGGGCAAGAGCCCCGAGCGCCACTCCTTCCGGCTGCCCTATGGCCTGTCCCTGGACGCCGTGGAGCGCGAGTACATCCTCGGCAGCCTCCAGCGGAACGGGAACAACAAGGCCCGGACCGCCGAAGTGCTCGGGGTGTCGGAAAAGACCCTGTACAACAAGTTGAACCGGTACGCGGCCGAGGCCCGGCAACAAGGGCAGGGGCCGTCCGGCGGGCTGATCAAGGCATCGAGCGACGGAGATCTCGAGCCTGGTGTGGTGCCTATTCGCTGA
- a CDS encoding histidine kinase dimerization/phospho-acceptor domain-containing protein — protein MVGAARYSAVPTLMDSLLHDVRNPLNALSINLEVLSEKLKGETGQVPPSQEKNLKAMRDQIQRVDGILRQFSDFIVFRGGAAGEASLSEVTRRSMDVLAHESRRRRIKVQTAIEPDLRVVLPDAGELSFFLIQTLLRAFGRSEAGGEVHVTVRAEDGLVLLEVTDPAGDAPEQSLDTVAALELRCAQLGIGFHIRAGLCRLAFKRA, from the coding sequence GTGGTTGGAGCCGCGCGTTACAGCGCGGTGCCCACCCTGATGGACAGCCTCCTGCACGACGTGCGCAATCCGCTCAATGCCCTGTCCATCAACCTCGAGGTTCTCTCCGAGAAGCTCAAGGGCGAGACGGGGCAGGTGCCCCCCTCTCAGGAGAAGAACCTCAAGGCCATGCGCGATCAGATCCAGCGCGTGGATGGCATCCTTCGTCAGTTCTCCGACTTCATCGTCTTCCGGGGCGGCGCGGCCGGAGAGGCGTCTCTGTCCGAAGTCACCCGGCGCTCGATGGACGTGCTGGCCCACGAGAGCCGCCGGCGCCGCATCAAGGTCCAGACCGCCATTGAGCCTGACCTGCGCGTGGTGCTTCCGGATGCCGGGGAGCTGAGCTTCTTCCTGATCCAGACGCTGCTGCGGGCATTCGGCCGCTCGGAGGCGGGCGGAGAGGTCCATGTCACGGTCCGGGCCGAGGACGGGCTGGTGTTGCTCGAGGTAACGGATCCGGCGGGCGACGCCCCGGAGCAGTCGCTGGACACGGTGGCGGCGCTGGAGTTGCGCTGTGCGCAACTGGGCATCGGGTTTCACATCCGGGCGGGCCTCTGCCGCCTGGCCTTCAAGCGGGCCTGA
- a CDS encoding deoxycytidylate deaminase, with the protein MAERSSWDQYFMDIARQVASRATCDRKHVGALLVRDRTILSTGYNGSIRGLPHCDDVGHMMENGHCVATVHAEANAIIQAAKNGVSIDGATIYTTASPCWPCFKLIANSGCVRIVFGEFYRDPRIFEYAARLGLELTGLGEAARPPETR; encoded by the coding sequence ATGGCCGAGCGGAGCTCCTGGGACCAGTACTTCATGGACATCGCGCGGCAGGTGGCTTCGCGCGCCACCTGTGACCGCAAGCACGTGGGGGCCTTGCTCGTGAGGGACCGGACCATCCTGTCCACCGGCTACAACGGCTCCATCCGGGGGCTGCCCCACTGTGACGACGTGGGCCACATGATGGAGAACGGCCACTGCGTGGCCACCGTTCACGCCGAGGCCAACGCCATCATCCAGGCGGCCAAGAACGGGGTGAGCATCGACGGGGCCACCATCTACACCACCGCCAGCCCGTGTTGGCCCTGCTTCAAGCTGATCGCCAACAGTGGCTGTGTGCGCATCGTGTTCGGCGAGTTCTACCGTGATCCCCGCATCTTCGAGTACGCCGCCCGGCTCGGACTGGAGCTGACCGGCCTGGGTGAGGCTGCTCGCCCGCCCGAGACGCGGTAG
- a CDS encoding S1 family peptidase → MNRFLLGAPALFTLLSCASAGPSQPPAAAEVRPAPVAPEIQRVVAVQEARPTRKQVVRQIVPHNVRLVVSEGGKARRSASGVVIGTEHTEEGRFSYVITNAHAVDMDGLKAPRMVITQENRAEVTEFPVEVVATGKVPEMDLALLRVPGVELSRAELAEDEELELGEDVVVAACPFGKSLSLSGGMLSQVEWDPESREPRMVKTDAPIGYGASGGGIFSLETGKLLAIVEGYRTAKVGFAVADKDYSFDVPMPGETFAAPTSKVRGFLEAKGFGRLLSRSLEGSSGQTAQR, encoded by the coding sequence ATGAACCGGTTCCTCCTCGGGGCGCCCGCCCTGTTCACCCTCCTGTCCTGCGCCAGCGCGGGGCCCTCCCAGCCTCCTGCCGCGGCGGAGGTGCGCCCTGCCCCGGTCGCGCCGGAGATTCAGCGGGTGGTGGCGGTCCAGGAGGCGCGTCCCACGCGCAAGCAGGTGGTGCGGCAGATCGTCCCGCACAACGTGCGGCTGGTGGTGAGCGAGGGCGGGAAGGCCCGGCGGAGTGCCTCGGGGGTGGTGATTGGCACCGAGCACACGGAAGAGGGGCGCTTCAGCTACGTCATCACCAACGCGCACGCGGTGGACATGGACGGCCTGAAGGCTCCGCGGATGGTCATCACCCAGGAGAACCGGGCGGAGGTCACCGAGTTCCCGGTGGAGGTGGTGGCCACGGGGAAGGTGCCGGAGATGGACCTGGCGCTGCTGCGCGTGCCGGGGGTGGAGCTGTCCCGCGCGGAGCTGGCGGAGGATGAGGAGCTGGAGCTGGGCGAGGACGTGGTGGTGGCCGCGTGCCCCTTCGGCAAGTCCCTGTCCCTGTCCGGCGGCATGCTGTCGCAGGTGGAGTGGGACCCCGAGAGCCGCGAACCGCGAATGGTGAAGACGGACGCGCCCATTGGCTACGGGGCCTCCGGGGGCGGCATCTTCAGCCTGGAGACGGGCAAGTTGCTGGCGATCGTCGAGGGCTATCGGACGGCGAAGGTGGGCTTCGCGGTGGCCGACAAGGACTACAGCTTCGATGTGCCGATGCCGGGCGAGACGTTCGCCGCGCCCACCTCGAAGGTGCGTGGGTTCCTGGAGGCCAAGGGGTTTGGCCGCCTGCTCTCGCGCTCCCTGGAGGGAAGCTCCGGACAGACCGCGCAGCGGTAG
- a CDS encoding PrkA family serine protein kinase produces MEAKRYLQDIGAQVSADFIKNRSILSFEEYVSLFFNDPRAQARNAAQYLRDVMDHYGTEQVPHPTGTIRRFKVFNVPGIDRDGRVAGQEEVQNALYRLLGNFVRTGRINKLILLHGPNGSAKSTFVNALKAGMEDYSNQPYGALYRLGWVFPSEKLIKGSIGFGERGPTPETDLTTTFAHLEAESIDVRMPCELRDHPLFVVPPVERRKMLEAALKKKGLGSGDGASGDFILSNYIRDGEMCHKCRRIFTALLNAYAGDYLKVLRHVQIERFYVSRRYQEGTVTVEPQMSVDAIVQQITADRTQLNLPPALHGVVLFEPHGPLVHANRGMIEYSDLLKRPLEAFKYLLGFSETSQVPLEPFVLQLDEVLIASANEKHLGAFKELPDFASFKGRIELVRVPYLRHYKLEQEIYDAQITSTSVGKHVAPHATEVAAMWAVLTRLKKPIPERYAADVKELVDHVTPLEKMHLYAEGKAPHRLSLANIKELKRLRTELYEESDTYPNYEGRSGASAREIKTALFNAAQSPDYKCLNALAVLEELEAICQDKSVYEFLQQEVVDHYHDHAEFVRAVEGEYLNRVDSEVRDSMGLVSEDQYRELVERYLQHVSHWVRGEKMRNRVTGEMDRPDEGRMAEMEAIIMPKGEDPGEYRRGLISSIGAHRLDNPEAQMDYPRIFPDMFKRLRDHYFEERKRVLRKNKENILKYLSEERGALSQREQSQVESTLKTMVDRYGYCEHCAKDAILFLMKKRYG; encoded by the coding sequence GTGGAAGCCAAGCGCTACCTGCAGGACATCGGGGCCCAGGTGTCCGCCGACTTCATCAAGAACAGGTCCATCCTGTCCTTCGAGGAGTACGTCTCGCTCTTCTTCAACGATCCTCGCGCTCAGGCCCGGAACGCGGCCCAGTACCTGCGCGACGTGATGGACCACTATGGCACCGAGCAGGTGCCACACCCCACGGGCACCATCCGGCGCTTCAAGGTCTTCAATGTGCCGGGCATCGACCGGGATGGGCGGGTGGCCGGCCAGGAAGAGGTGCAGAACGCCCTCTACCGGCTGTTGGGCAACTTTGTCCGCACCGGCCGCATCAACAAGCTCATCCTCCTGCACGGCCCCAACGGCAGCGCCAAGTCCACCTTCGTCAACGCGCTCAAGGCGGGCATGGAGGACTACTCCAACCAGCCGTACGGCGCGCTGTACCGGCTGGGCTGGGTGTTCCCCTCGGAGAAGCTCATCAAGGGCTCCATTGGCTTTGGGGAGCGCGGGCCCACCCCGGAAACGGACCTGACGACGACCTTCGCGCACCTGGAGGCGGAGTCCATCGACGTCCGGATGCCGTGTGAGTTGAGGGATCACCCCCTGTTCGTCGTCCCGCCCGTCGAGCGCCGCAAGATGCTGGAGGCGGCGCTGAAGAAGAAGGGGCTGGGCAGCGGGGATGGGGCCTCGGGGGACTTCATCCTCTCCAATTACATTCGCGACGGAGAGATGTGCCACAAGTGCCGGCGCATCTTCACCGCGCTGCTCAACGCGTACGCGGGCGACTACCTCAAGGTGCTGCGCCACGTGCAGATCGAGCGCTTCTACGTCTCGCGCCGCTACCAGGAGGGCACGGTGACGGTGGAGCCGCAGATGAGCGTGGACGCCATCGTCCAGCAGATCACCGCGGACCGGACCCAGCTCAACCTGCCCCCGGCGCTGCACGGCGTGGTGCTCTTCGAGCCGCATGGCCCGCTGGTGCACGCCAACCGCGGCATGATCGAGTACTCGGACCTGCTCAAGCGGCCGCTGGAGGCCTTCAAGTACCTGCTGGGCTTCAGTGAAACGTCGCAGGTGCCGCTGGAGCCGTTCGTGCTCCAGCTGGACGAGGTGCTGATCGCCTCCGCCAACGAGAAGCACCTGGGCGCCTTCAAGGAGCTGCCGGACTTCGCGTCCTTCAAGGGGCGCATCGAGCTGGTGCGGGTGCCCTACCTGCGCCACTACAAGCTGGAGCAGGAGATCTACGACGCGCAGATCACCTCCACCTCGGTGGGCAAGCACGTGGCGCCGCATGCCACCGAGGTGGCCGCCATGTGGGCGGTGCTCACCCGGCTCAAGAAGCCCATCCCCGAGCGCTACGCCGCCGACGTGAAGGAGCTGGTCGATCACGTCACCCCGCTGGAGAAGATGCACCTGTACGCGGAGGGCAAGGCGCCCCACCGGCTGAGCCTGGCCAACATCAAGGAGCTGAAGCGGCTGCGCACCGAGCTCTACGAGGAGTCGGACACGTACCCCAACTACGAGGGCCGCTCGGGGGCCAGCGCGCGGGAGATCAAAACGGCGCTGTTCAACGCCGCGCAGAGCCCGGACTACAAGTGCCTCAACGCCCTGGCGGTGCTCGAGGAGCTCGAGGCCATCTGCCAGGACAAGAGCGTCTACGAGTTCCTCCAGCAGGAGGTGGTGGACCACTACCACGACCATGCGGAGTTCGTCCGGGCGGTGGAAGGGGAGTACCTGAACCGGGTGGACTCGGAGGTGCGCGACTCCATGGGCCTGGTCTCCGAGGACCAGTACCGCGAGCTGGTGGAGCGCTACCTCCAGCACGTGAGCCACTGGGTACGGGGCGAGAAGATGCGCAACCGCGTCACCGGGGAGATGGATCGGCCGGACGAGGGCCGGATGGCGGAGATGGAGGCGATCATCATGCCCAAGGGTGAGGACCCCGGAGAGTACCGCCGGGGCCTCATCTCCAGCATCGGCGCGCACCGGCTGGACAACCCGGAGGCGCAGATGGACTACCCGCGCATCTTCCCCGACATGTTCAAGCGCCTGAGGGACCACTACTTCGAGGAGCGCAAGCGGGTGCTGCGCAAGAACAAGGAGAACATCCTCAAGTACCTCTCCGAGGAGCGCGGCGCGCTCTCCCAGCGCGAGCAGTCCCAAGTGGAGAGCACGCTCAAGACCATGGTGGACCGGTACGGCTACTGCGAGCACTGCGCCAAGGACGCCATCCTGTTCTTGATGAAGAAGCGCTACGGCTGA
- a CDS encoding Hsp70 family protein has protein sequence MQKKEPIIGIDLGTTNSCAAYVDESGNVKLIPYKGGDYTIPSIFAIDDKGNELIGFEAKRQWQLNPRNTIYGAKRLVGRGYKSDIVDTMKKVVAYSMRPGKKNDVVLDVGKKEFTLQEVSAKILNKIRDVAANHLKVPVRRAVVTVPAYFNDRQRQSVKDAGKLIDLEVVRIINEPTAAALAYGVGKGLKEKVVVYDLGGGTFDVSIIEIRDRVFEVKSTGGDIFLGGIDFDNAIIHHVLKDFASKTGIDLATDPVAMQRIKDLAERTKIDLSAREEVPFNIPFITMTSQGQPLNIEMKFTRRMLEQLTNQHIDRSLQIVARVLVDSGLSTKDIDQVMLVGGQTRMPIVQDRLTKFFGKPPSKGVHPDEAVAIGAALYANSLEDNSNLRIQLLDVIPMAIGLEKAGGAFHTVFPRNAAIPNAKQLLATTSMDNQTELAMRIFQGDHEMVAQNDMLGEFTFSGIRADKAGRVQVEITFDVSVEGILTMRARDPATGREMRTTVRVSQS, from the coding sequence ATGCAAAAGAAGGAGCCCATCATCGGCATCGACCTTGGCACGACGAACTCGTGTGCGGCGTATGTCGACGAGAGCGGGAACGTGAAGCTCATCCCCTACAAGGGCGGCGACTACACCATCCCCTCCATCTTCGCCATCGATGACAAGGGCAACGAGCTGATCGGCTTCGAGGCCAAGCGCCAGTGGCAGCTCAACCCGCGCAACACCATCTATGGCGCCAAGCGCCTGGTGGGCCGCGGCTACAAGAGCGACATCGTCGACACGATGAAGAAGGTCGTGGCGTACTCGATGCGCCCCGGCAAGAAGAACGACGTCGTCCTGGATGTGGGCAAGAAGGAGTTCACCCTCCAGGAGGTCAGCGCGAAGATCCTCAACAAGATCCGCGACGTGGCCGCCAACCACCTGAAGGTTCCCGTGCGGCGCGCGGTGGTGACGGTGCCCGCGTACTTCAACGACCGCCAGCGCCAGTCGGTGAAGGACGCCGGCAAGCTCATCGACCTGGAGGTGGTGCGCATCATCAACGAGCCGACCGCCGCGGCGCTCGCCTATGGCGTGGGCAAGGGGCTCAAGGAGAAGGTCGTCGTCTACGATCTGGGCGGCGGCACCTTCGACGTGTCGATCATCGAGATCCGCGACCGCGTGTTCGAGGTGAAGTCCACCGGCGGCGACATCTTCCTGGGCGGCATCGACTTCGACAACGCCATCATCCACCACGTCCTGAAGGACTTCGCGTCGAAGACGGGCATCGATCTCGCCACGGACCCGGTGGCCATGCAGCGCATCAAGGACCTGGCCGAGCGCACGAAGATCGATCTGTCGGCGCGCGAGGAGGTGCCCTTCAACATCCCCTTCATCACCATGACGTCCCAGGGCCAGCCCCTGAACATCGAGATGAAGTTCACGCGCCGGATGCTGGAGCAGCTCACCAACCAGCACATCGACCGCTCGCTCCAGATCGTCGCGCGCGTGCTGGTGGACTCAGGCCTGTCCACCAAGGACATTGACCAGGTGATGCTGGTGGGCGGCCAGACGCGCATGCCCATCGTGCAGGACCGGCTGACGAAGTTCTTCGGCAAGCCGCCCAGCAAGGGCGTGCATCCGGACGAGGCGGTGGCCATTGGGGCGGCGCTCTACGCGAACTCGCTGGAGGACAACAGCAACCTGCGCATCCAGCTCCTGGACGTGATTCCGATGGCCATCGGCCTGGAGAAGGCGGGCGGCGCGTTCCACACGGTGTTCCCACGCAACGCGGCCATCCCCAACGCCAAGCAGCTCTTGGCCACCACGAGCATGGACAACCAGACGGAGCTGGCCATGCGCATCTTCCAGGGCGACCACGAGATGGTGGCCCAGAACGACATGCTCGGAGAGTTCACCTTCTCGGGCATCCGCGCGGACAAGGCGGGCCGGGTCCAGGTGGAGATCACCTTCGATGTGAGCGTGGAGGGCATCCTCACCATGCGCGCCAGGGATCCGGCCACGGGCCGCGAGATGCGGACCACGGTCCGCGTCAGCCAGTCCTGA